GCTTAAATTTATTTTTTTGTGGCTTCCAGGTAACTTCTTTACCAATTTGTATTAACTTACTGTTGTTAACTAATGCTCTTTGACGGATAACCCCAAGGGCTTCTCCTTCGGCAGCAGTAACCACTGGTATACCTTGTTTAATGATACCTGCCTTTACGTTGGCTATGTCCACCAAGGTGCTTCCTAAATAATCCATGTGATCCATTGCTATATTAGTGATAACCGACACTTTGGGTTTAACCACATTGGTAGAATCAATGGCTCCACCTAACCCCACTTCCAGAGCTACAAAATCAGTTTCTTCTCTGGCAAAGTAAAGCAATGCCAACGCAGTACTCACTTCAAACTCGGTGGGATGCTCAAACCCCTCCTGTACCATTTTGTCAAGGTGTGGTCTGATATATTGGATCAAAGACGCAAGTGTTTCTTGAGGAATGGGTTGACCATTAATCAAAAATCGTTCGGTATAATCCTGTAGGTGAGGAGAAGTAAACATCCCTGTTTTATACCCTGCTGTTTTTAGAATGTTGGCAATCATGGCGGTGGTAGAGCCTTTGCCATTGGTACCACCGATATGGACAATATTAAGTCTATGGTGAGGATTCTGTAAACGTCTCAATAGTTCCTCAATGCGAGCCAGACCCAGGTTCATACCAAACTTCGTTAAACTTTTCAGGTAGTTAATTGCTTCGTTGTAGGTCACGGAGTACGCCTCTCTTTAATGGAAATATTGCTGAGCTATTAGATTTTGGCCATGAGCCTTAAGCCTTGGGCTTTTCTGCGCATGTATTGCTTTAAGGGTCTTGGTTTTGGGCTCATGACTCACGGCACATGGCCCATAACCGGCCCCATAGAAATACCCCATAGCCTATCAGTGTGCGTTTTCAATCAAGAAGAATCGTATGGCTTCCTTAAAGTTCTCCACGGCTTCTTCCTTTGTGCTTCCCCGGGAAGCACATCCTGGTACATCAGGAGTCACTGCATAAAAGCCTCCATCCTCAGTATCTTCGTGTACCTGCACACGAATTCCTACCTTAATTTCTCCCTCCAGGCCACCCGTAGGCAGAGGGCTTAGAAATTCCTCAAATCGAAGAGACATAATAAATCGCCCTCCCTTTGCAAATCACAAACTTTTATAATCACTATGATTAGCCGTCAGCCATCTGCCTTCAGCTTTTAGTTTTTAGCTTATGACTAATGACAAATAGCTAATGGCTAATAACTAAGGGCTAGACTCACAAAGCCCATCCTTCAAGCTCTTTAGCTTAACATGGAAAGACGATCCTTCAGAGCATCCGCCTTAACAGAAAGTTCCTGCTCTTTTGCCTTTTCCTTTTCAATAACTTCAGCCGGTGCTTTGGCCAGGAAACCCTGATTATTTAGTTTTCCTTGCACTCTAGCCAGGTCCCCCTGTATGGTTTTTAATTCCTTATTTAAACGAGCAATCTCTTTATCCAAATCAATTAGCCCTTTAAGAGGAACAAATATTTCTACACCCCTGGTTACCGCAGTGGCGGATTGATCTGGTTTTACAGGCAGCTCACTCAGTATCTTTGCTTCGGCATTGGCCGACCCTTGAATATAAGCCGCATTTCTTTCCAGAATACCACGGAAGCTTTCTTCTGCTGCTACCAGCAAGGCCTCTGCCTTTCTACTAGGCGGTACATTCATCTCACCCCGGATGCGGCGAACAGCCGTGATTACTTCAATTAGTACAGCCATTTCAGCTTCAGCAGTATCATCTAATAAGTTTTCATCAGCCTTAGGCCACTGGGCCAGCATGATAGTTTCACCCTGATGGGGCAGCTTCTGCCAAATTTCTTCAGTAATAAAGGGCATAAAGGGATGTAACATTTCCAATACTTGCCTTAATACTTGCACCAGTACATGTTGGGCTGTAACTCTGTCTTCTGGTGTGGTTTTACCAAATAGACGAGGTTTCGCCAGTTCAATATACCAATCGCAGAATTCACTCCAAATAAATTCATACAGCACACGGGCAGCTTCCCCTAACTCATAGCGTTCCAGAAAATCTGTAACATCCTTCGCAGTTCCTTGCAAACGGCTGAGGATCCAGCGATCTGCCAAGGTGTACTGGCCACCTTGGGAGGTTGGGTCATAATCTCCTAGGTTCATCATAACAAAGCGGGAGGCATTCCACAATTTATTGGCAAAATTCCTTGCACCATCCAAGCG
This genomic interval from Desulforamulus reducens MI-1 contains the following:
- a CDS encoding type II toxin-antitoxin system HicB family antitoxin is translated as MSLRFEEFLSPLPTGGLEGEIKVGIRVQVHEDTEDGGFYAVTPDVPGCASRGSTKEEAVENFKEAIRFFLIENAH
- a CDS encoding bifunctional folylpolyglutamate synthase/dihydrofolate synthase, with protein sequence MTYNEAINYLKSLTKFGMNLGLARIEELLRRLQNPHHRLNIVHIGGTNGKGSTTAMIANILKTAGYKTGMFTSPHLQDYTERFLINGQPIPQETLASLIQYIRPHLDKMVQEGFEHPTEFEVSTALALLYFAREETDFVALEVGLGGAIDSTNVVKPKVSVITNIAMDHMDYLGSTLVDIANVKAGIIKQGIPVVTAAEGEALGVIRQRALVNNSKLIQIGKEVTWKPQKNKFKQGFQEFIINGLQNQYYVRLPLLGEHQQVNAASAVAAVELLFTGNGYHLPSAVVIEGLRTVEWPGRLEIIRRNPTTILDGAHNHAGAIALKKALESCFPSQKIIFVLGMLADKERSKVVAELAPLSKAVVVTRSNNPRAGDWRKLADYVRTYIEDVIVVENVAEAINQALGHVKESEILCITGSLYMIAEARAYLMQS